One Sulfurimonas sp. HSL-3221 genomic window, CCTCGTCAGCGTCTGGCTGGCACTGGGTGATGAGCGGATGGAGAACGGGGTGCTGGAGTTTATTGACGGCAGCCACAAACTTGAATACCGACCGGAACAGTTCGATACCGATACCAGCTTTCTGACGGGGCTGCCGGAAAACGACGCCCTTATTGCCAAGAAGGTGCATTATGACCTGCATGCGGGCGACGTTATCCTGTTTCACTGCCGGACACTGCACCACGCCTACGACAACCAGACCGACGAACCCAAGATCGCTTTCGTCTATACGGTCAAGGGCGCTTCTACCAAGCCTATTCCGGGTACCCGTTCCGCTGACTACCCCGAGGTTGTGCTCGAGGTCTGATCACGCTTGCCTTCCTCTTCGGAGGCGGCGAACCGTTACTGCGGTGTCTGAAACGCGGCAAAACAGTGTGGTCGATTCAATTGGGTGTTCGTAGGGAAAATGGGGGACCGACGCCGGAGGCGCCGCGGCGTCATTTGACGCTGACGACGATCGGTGCGGAGGTTTTGTGGGCGCTTGAGATGTGGCACTCGCGTGTCGGGTAGACCGAAACGTTCGCGGCGACGCGATAGGTCCCGGTGTTTCTTGCTGTGATGTTATAGATCACTTCCGAGCCGTTCGGGTGGGCACGCAAACACTCGACAGAGGGCGCATCCGTAGCGAATCCGAGACCGCTGAACGTGACCTGGACGCCGTGGGCATCGCTCCCTGAGAGCGGAAAATCTTTTGCTTTGACAATAACGCGCAGGCTGATCGGTTCGCCGACGGCGACTTTCTCTCTGTCCGGAACAAGCTCCACCGTATATTTTTCAAAAGGACTGTCGGCAACGGGGGCCGCAGCGGCAAGCGTCGGCATGGAGACCGGCTCGGGTTCGGCGACAGGTGCCGGCTTGGCCTTGGCGACAGCCTTCGGTTTTTCCGGGGCGGGTTTCGGCGCCATCGGAAGCGGGACCGGTTCGACTTCCGGTGAATTGGGTTCATTGACAATGCCGAGAACTTCCGGTTCCCCCACATTCTGCGCCGCTGGCTCCGCATTTTTCAGACATCCGCTAAAGAGCAGACTGACGGCCAGAAGGGATCCGACATACCGCACATACTTTTGAATCATATTCTTCCTTTTCTTTGATGAAATTGGGCCCGGTCCTCTCACCTCCCTGGCCCACCAGAAACCTTCGAATTCTTTCTTTATACATATTTATATGCATATTTTAAAGGTTTCCAAAGGTCATTATTATATCACAGTGATAACATTTTATTGCAATATTTTAGAAAATTTTTGCGCTTTGCAGAAAAGGTGATAAAGAAGTAATATGAATAATCCGTGCGACTGCTGGAATAATGAAGGCTTATGACTGTGGACCGGCACAGCAGAGCTCTGCCATCGCCGGTACGCTTTTATTTGACGTTAACGGTCAGTGCGTTCGACTGTTTCGTAACGCGTGAAGCTTCGCAGTGGCGGGTAGGGTAGAAGGCGACGTTCGCAACGACATCGTAGGTGCCGGCGTTGGCCGCCGTCACGTTGTAGATGATGTCCGAACCGTTGGGGTGCACCCGCAGACACTCGACCGCCGGCGGATTCGCCGCAAAATCGAGACCGCTGAAGGTGACGGTTACCCCGTGTGCCTCATGCCCGGTCAGCGGGAAGCCGTTGGCTTTGACGTGGACGTAGAGACTGACGTTCTTGCCGACGTCGAGACTGGTGTCATCCATGGAAACCTCGACATTGTAGAGGTCGCAGGGTTTATCCTCTGCCGCTGCATTCTTAGCCGCAGCTGGTTTTGCCTTTGCAACCGGCTTCGGTGCGGCAGGTTTCGGTGCGGGGGCTGCAGCTTCCGCTTTGGCTGCCGCCGGTGCCGCGGCCTCCGCTACAGGCTGCTGCTTAGCGGCCGGTGCCGGCGCAGGCTCCGCATTCTTGGATGCGGCACACCCTCCGACAAGCATACTGACAGCCAAAAGGCATCCTAACTGCTTCAAGCGATGGTTCATACTCTTCCTCCTCCTTGGTTCGGTATGGCCCGGAGTGTCGGCCCCGGGAAAGCAGAAACCTTTAAGCATTTCTATTTGTGATAACTATTTTATAGCATTAAAAGTTTCCTAAGCCATTGTATCACAATTACAACAATTTATTACAATTATTCGAAAAATTTTTCCAAACGTCGGCTGGGCTGGGCAGATGGCGTGAAGGGATGGAGGAAGCAGCTGCTTTGGTGTTGAGGGTCGTCCCTGTTCGGCGGCGCGAGGCAGGGACGTGAAGATTGTTCCGTGGTCTGACCGGTCGCGCTAGGCGATCATGGCCAGGATCTCGTCGACGCTCGGCACACGGCCCGTCGACTTCACCTCGCCGTCGATGACCAGCCCCGGGGTGCTCATGACCCCGTAGGCCATGATCTTCTGCAGGTCGCTGACCTTCTCTACCTGCAGGAATTTGCCGCTTTTGGCGACCGCCTGCTTGACTTTTGCTTCGAGCTCGTTGCACTTGGCACAGCCTGTGCCCAGAATTTCGATTTTCATGATGTTTCTCCTTTAGTGACTCTGTTTGATCGTATCGTAGAACGGCTCGACCGGGCCGGAAACGACGTAGGCGCCTACGGGGCCGGCTGCGGCGAGGAAGCGCGGGTCGAGGTGCGAATTTTCATGGTCGTACATGTTCTCCCAGACGCCATGCATGATATAGCTGCGGGTATCGCCGTCGGCAAACGCGTTTTGAAGGATTTCGGTCGTCACCGCTTTGCGGTAATAGCTGTTCTGCGCCGTACCGGCCTGGCCGTTCGGATACCGGTCATCATATGCCGCATCGTGAACGTCGGGCCGGAAGGTTTGCTGCGCCGTGCCCAGCAAACGCGCGACTTTTTGATTGAAGGCTTCCCGGTTGGCATCCTTGATCATGACATGGTTTTCAACGGTGACGTAGCGGTTTTTCACTTCGTCGGACTGGTGTTGCAGGAAGGTCCTGATCTCATCGGGGGTCGTATAGAGCTTTTGGCGGTCCCCTGCGGCAACGGTCGTGTAGATCCCTTCGTAATACGCAAGCTTGATCGGCGTCTTTGTCGGAGGCGTCGTCGGTTTGTAGGCAAAGAGCGACGGGACGATCTGCTCGGCAAACCACGCCTGTACCTGGGAGGCGATCAGCGCATCGTAGGAGTCGAAACGGATGAAGAGCGTATAGAAAAGCGGGAGTTTCGGGGAGGTGGGATGGCCGTTGCCGTCGGCATAGCCGCGGTCGAGCACCCCTTTGAGGTGGGCGGGGTAGTTGCGCACCATGGTCGACTCCCCCGTCATCTGTTTGAACGAGAAGCTCAAAAAGCCCTTTTCCCCTTTCAGGAAGGAGGCGAGTCCGTCGATATTGTTGAGCACCCTTTTCTTCTCGGGCATCGGGACGCGCAGCTCATAATAGAGCGTTACGGCCCCCTCGGGTTTTTTCTCCGCGGTTGCGGCGTGCGATGCGGCCGGGAAGATGGCCGCCCCTGCCATGACCGCACCCATGCCTAAAAAGTTTCGTCTTTCCATAGTGACTCCTTACAAGATGATGTTGAACAGATAGCCGACGCCGATGATCCCGACACCGATAATGGCGAAGAAGGTGGCGATGAGCCTGGTGTGCAGGATCTGTTTGAGGATGATCGCTTCGGGCAGGCTCAGCGCCGTCACCGCCATCATGAACGACAGCGCGGTACCCAGCAGCATTCCCTTCTCCGTCAGGACCTCCACCAGCGGCATGACGCCGGCGGCCGAGGCATACATCGGGATGCCCATCACTGCCGCGACGGGCACGGCGTACCAGGCGTCGCCGCCGGCGTAGTCGGCGATAAACTCCGCCGGGACAAAGCCGTGGAACCATGCGCCGACACCGACGCCGGCCATGACCCAGAGGTAGATCTTTTTAAAGATCTCCAGGGTCGCTTTCCAGGCGTCGCCGGCGCGCTGGGCGAGGTTCAAGGACGTCGCCGCCACATGGAGGTCGCCCTGCATCACCGGCACGTCCAGCAGCACGTACTGCTCCGCTTTCGTCCGGCCGATCAGCCAGCCGCCGATGATCGCCACGGCCAGCCCGAAGCCGATGTACAGTGCGGTGATCTTCCAGCCGAAGAGCCCGAAGAGCATGGCGATGGCGATCTCGTTGTTCAGCGGGGCCGAAATGAGAAAGCTGAAGGTGACGCCGACGGGGATGCGCGCCTGCAGAAATCCCAGGAAAAGGGGAATGGCCGAACAGGTGCAAAAGGGGGTGATGATCCCGAAGAGGGCGGCCAGGATATTGCCCGTGAACTCTTTTTTCCCGGCGAGGTAGGCCCGCACCATCTCGGTGTTCATCCAGGTGCGCAGGAACGAGACGGCAAAGATGATGGTGATCAGCAGGAACCAGATCTTGACCGTATCGTAGAGGAAAAAGTGAAGCGCGTCGGCGAGCCGCCCCTGGAGGTGGAGCGTCTCGTAGACGAAGGTGCGGCTGAGGTCATGCCACATCTAGCAGAGCTCCGCTTTGATGACGGGCAGGAGCTCCCGCTCGATCAGGTCGAGGGTTTTGGCGTACTCCGCTTCGGCTTTGCCCGAGGGGTCTTCGAAGCCGACGTGGATCGTCTTGACCGCCTTGGGGAACATCGGGCAGGTCTCCTTGGCGTTATCGCAAACGGTGACGACGAGGTCGAAGGCGTTGTTCAGAACCGTTTCGATCACCTTGGAGTGGTACGCCTCTTTCCAATACCCTTTGGATTCAAGCAGGGCCTGGGCGTTGGGGTTGACTTTCCCGCTGGCCTTGACGCCGGAGCTGAACGCCTCGACGCAGTCGCCGAGCTTGGCGTTGATCAGCGCTTCGGCCATAATGGAGCGGCAGCTGTTGCCGGTGCAGAGGATCAGTACTTTCTTTTTGCTCATAGTTTACACCCTTGATCGGTTTCGGAGAGTTTGTGGAGTTTCGGCAGGTCGATGCCGAGGTGCCGGATCTCCTCGAGCGCTTCGCTGCGGAAGCGGTCCAGGGGAAAACGGATGGCATAGTAGGCCCAGGTCCCTTTGCGCTCGACCTTCAGGAAACCCGCCTCTTTGAGGATCTTGAGATGGCGCGAGAGGCGCGACTGGATCATCTCCAGTGAGCTTTGCAGGTCGCAGACGCAGAGCGGCCCGTGCTCGTCGAGGAAACGCAGGATCAGCACCCGCGTCTCGTCGTTGAGGGCCGCGACGCTTTTGAGGAAGACATCCATGCTCAGCAGCCCCCGGCCGTCGACCATTTTCCGTTTTCGGAGAAGGTCGGCTGGCAGCAGCCCACCCCGCCGGTAAAGGCGTCGCCGCCGAACACCTCGATCTGCTCCATCGTGTGGTAGTTTTCCCAGATGACCTCCTGGGGGTCCTGGACCCAGTACTTGTTCGACGCGGCGTAGCAGCACTGCGCGCCGCTCTGTTTCTCGCCCGCAATGCCCGCGGCGACGAGGCGGGCCTCGGTCTCGGCGACGGCTTCGTCGCTGTCGAACTGCAGCCCCAGGTGGTTGAGGCCGCGCTTGCTCTTGCCCGTGGAGATCGCGAAGTTGATAGCCGGATCGTCGATGAGCCACTGCAGGTAATCCGCTTTTTCCTTCGTCGGTTCCGTGCCGAACAGGGCGGTATAGAACGCCCGGCTTTTGTCGAGATCGTCGACGGAGATATGGATGTGGAGACGTTTCATGCTGTTTCCTTTCGCCATTTGGATAGCAGCATTGTAGCCAATCAATTTATAAATATCAAGATATATTGATTTATTACCCTTAGTGTGCTATAGTTCCCATCATTAAAGAGGCGTCCGGTCATGATGCCTCTATATTTATATGGAGAAACAGCGTGGATTTTAAAAGCTTCTTCGCCTACGGTGAAAAGGTGCCCGGGTACGAGGTGGGCATGCTCAATGAGAGAGAGGCGCGCGCGGCGGCGGCGATTCTGTTTGTCGGCGCCTTCCTGGGGTTGACGAACGGGGTGATGCTGGGCACGGCGGTCTTTTCCAAATACTTCGTGACTTTCTTCGCCGTCGATTTTACGCTGCGTATCATCCAGCCTCGCTATGCGCCGAGCTTGATGCTGGGGCGTTTTTTCGTCCGGAACCAGAAACCCGAGTACGTCGGGGCCGCCCAGAAGCGTTTTGCCTGGATCCTGGGCTTTCTGCTGGCCTGGCCGATGTTCTACTACCTGGTCATCGATTTCCAGCCCAACCCGCTCAAAGTACTGGTGTGTCTGATCTGTATGGCGCTGCTCTTTTTTGAAGCGGCCTTCTCCATCTGCCTGGGGTGTAAGATCTACGCCTGGATCAAACGCAAAGATCCGAAATACTGCCCGGGCGGCGTCTGTGAGATGAATTATAAAGAGCCCATCCAGACCTTCTCGCCGGCGCAGAAGCTCATCCTCGTCGCTACCGTGCTGGTCATGGGGTACGGCACCTACGCCTATTTCACCAAGCTGCCCGACCGGACCATCTTTGTCAAAAAGATGAAAATGCTGATGATGAGCCAGGCGGAGCTCGATGCGTTGGAGGCGGCCAAAGATCAGGCGGAAGAGGACGCCTTCTTCAGCGACGACGACGATTTCTGATCCTGCCGAATGATGCTTGAACAGAGCCTGGCCGAACTGGTCGGCCACTACGGTTTTATCGCCCTTGTTGCCTCCTTCGGCATCGGGGTATTGACCTCACTGGCGCCCTGTTCCATCATCACGCTGCCGCTGCTCATCGGCAGCGTGCTCGGTCTGTCCGCGGAGATGACCCCAAGACAGAAACAGCGCTTTGCGCTCTACTACTCCCTGCTTTTTGTCACCGGACTCGTTATCAGTTTTTCCCTGCTCATGCTGACGGTGGCCAAGGCCGGGACGCTGCTCAGCGTCGCGCCCTTCTGGGCCTACGCACTTGCCGCGATGGCAACTTTCCTGGTTACCGCCTATGCTATGGGGTGGCTGGGGCAGATCGACAAGGCGCTTATTGCCGGCCGGCTGCTGAAGTTCAAACTGGCGGGCGCGCTGCTCATCGGCATGATATTCGGCCTCGTCAGCACGCCGTGCGCTTCGGCGCCGCTGGTGGCCATCATCGCCGTGGCGGAACAGAGCGGCTGGGCCTACTCTTATGCCCTGGTGCTGCTCTTTGCGCTGGGGCACGGTCTATTGCTGCTGGCCGCGGGGATTTCCCTGGGATTCGCCCAGAAGATGGTGTCGAGCCCGTTGCTGGCGAGAATTGCAAACGGGATCAATGCTCTTTTCATCCTGCTGCTTGCCGCCATCGCGGTCCACCTGGCCTACCAGGCTTATCTTGTCTTTTAAAAGGGGTGATATGTTTCGAATGTTCTTGATTGGTTCTGCACTGCTGCTGGGCGGCTGCGGCCAGGAAAAAACGTCGCAGGTATCCATGCTGCATGTAACGCCGTATAACCTGGCCGCTCCGAAGATCGGCCGGGGCCAGCCGGTGCTGCTTGAACTGGGTTCGACGTCGTGCCGAAGCTGTGAAGATATGGCGCGCACGCTGTACAGAATCAAAAAACAGCATCCGCGCAGCGCCATCTACTTTATCGACATCCGGCGGGAACGGCAGGTGGCGGTGCAATATGATGTCCGCATGATGCCGACCCAGGTGATCCTCGGCGGCAGCGGGAAGATCGTCTACAGGCATATCGGGCCTTCGGAAACGAAAGAGTTGACCGAGACGCTCACGCGCTTCGGCGTCCTACAGTAACTTCTACTTCGCGAAAAACCAGTAAAACGCGAACATCAGCCCCGGGGTTTTCGCCCTGTTTTCATCAAAAACAAAGGCGTTAGCCTCCGTGAGCGGGACCCACTCGAGCACGATCTCCTCGGTGTGGATGCCGCCGCCGTCGTGGGCGCGCATTGCCTCGTCGATTTCGGCAAAG contains:
- a CDS encoding arsenate reductase ArsC — translated: MSKKKVLILCTGNSCRSIMAEALINAKLGDCVEAFSSGVKASGKVNPNAQALLESKGYWKEAYHSKVIETVLNNAFDLVVTVCDNAKETCPMFPKAVKTIHVGFEDPSGKAEAEYAKTLDLIERELLPVIKAELC
- a CDS encoding ArsI/CadI family heavy metal resistance metalloenzyme, yielding MKRLHIHISVDDLDKSRAFYTALFGTEPTKEKADYLQWLIDDPAINFAISTGKSKRGLNHLGLQFDSDEAVAETEARLVAAGIAGEKQSGAQCCYAASNKYWVQDPQEVIWENYHTMEQIEVFGGDAFTGGVGCCQPTFSENGKWSTAGGC
- a CDS encoding thioredoxin family protein; its protein translation is MKIEILGTGCAKCNELEAKVKQAVAKSGKFLQVEKVSDLQKIMAYGVMSTPGLVIDGEVKSTGRVPSVDEILAMIA
- a CDS encoding permease, with the translated sequence MWHDLSRTFVYETLHLQGRLADALHFFLYDTVKIWFLLITIIFAVSFLRTWMNTEMVRAYLAGKKEFTGNILAALFGIITPFCTCSAIPLFLGFLQARIPVGVTFSFLISAPLNNEIAIAMLFGLFGWKITALYIGFGLAVAIIGGWLIGRTKAEQYVLLDVPVMQGDLHVAATSLNLAQRAGDAWKATLEIFKKIYLWVMAGVGVGAWFHGFVPAEFIADYAGGDAWYAVPVAAVMGIPMYASAAGVMPLVEVLTEKGMLLGTALSFMMAVTALSLPEAIILKQILHTRLIATFFAIIGVGIIGVGYLFNIIL
- a CDS encoding DUF4395 domain-containing protein, with amino-acid sequence MDFKSFFAYGEKVPGYEVGMLNEREARAAAAILFVGAFLGLTNGVMLGTAVFSKYFVTFFAVDFTLRIIQPRYAPSLMLGRFFVRNQKPEYVGAAQKRFAWILGFLLAWPMFYYLVIDFQPNPLKVLVCLICMALLFFEAAFSICLGCKIYAWIKRKDPKYCPGGVCEMNYKEPIQTFSPAQKLILVATVLVMGYGTYAYFTKLPDRTIFVKKMKMLMMSQAELDALEAAKDQAEEDAFFSDDDDF
- a CDS encoding thioredoxin family protein gives rise to the protein MFRMFLIGSALLLGGCGQEKTSQVSMLHVTPYNLAAPKIGRGQPVLLELGSTSCRSCEDMARTLYRIKKQHPRSAIYFIDIRRERQVAVQYDVRMMPTQVILGGSGKIVYRHIGPSETKELTETLTRFGVLQ
- a CDS encoding cytochrome c biogenesis CcdA family protein, translated to MMLEQSLAELVGHYGFIALVASFGIGVLTSLAPCSIITLPLLIGSVLGLSAEMTPRQKQRFALYYSLLFVTGLVISFSLLMLTVAKAGTLLSVAPFWAYALAAMATFLVTAYAMGWLGQIDKALIAGRLLKFKLAGALLIGMIFGLVSTPCASAPLVAIIAVAEQSGWAYSYALVLLFALGHGLLLLAAGISLGFAQKMVSSPLLARIANGINALFILLLAAIAVHLAYQAYLVF
- a CDS encoding ArsR/SmtB family transcription factor produces the protein MDVFLKSVAALNDETRVLILRFLDEHGPLCVCDLQSSLEMIQSRLSRHLKILKEAGFLKVERKGTWAYYAIRFPLDRFRSEALEEIRHLGIDLPKLHKLSETDQGCKL